DNA from Solanum stenotomum isolate F172 chromosome 3, ASM1918654v1, whole genome shotgun sequence:
tcAAAAGTATGAGCATGGGGAGTGAATGCATAATTTTGTCTCTTTTGAgaatgttttaattttgttagCCGCATCCATCGGTTGATTGGTAGACTTGGAAAATACTTTGTCATAATTATTTGTGTTAAAAAATCAAGTTTGCAGCTGGAATTTTTTCTAATATACATAAAGCCTGGAAAcagttgttattttattttatcaagtAGGAGTACTATATatgtgttttttctttcttctattttagggaaatcaatcatataaaaaaatgaaattatgtcAAGCGTATAAGTTTAGTTGAGTAGTAGAACGACTTGAGATTTACTTCTAAAgacatgaattaattatttggagATAAGATcagttgattttttaaataggATAGCTTTAAACATACGTTAATCCAGCTAATTGAAGATGGTAATGTTAAATAGGCCAActaagtttaattattttagtggTGTTTATTCGTAAATTAGTGATGTAAcaattgagtttgttattgaaGTTTAAGGGCATGTGAATTATAAAGATGAAATAGATTAATATTCTTGCTAAATACGTATGTATGTATTCTAGAACTGGATAGTTTTTCCGGATCTCCAATGGACAAGAACAGTTAGCCTTGCTAAATATGTATGTGTGTTTATTATATACATACACTCACTCACTCGCTAAGCTACATCTGACTACACCTTCTGATATGTCCAAATGTCAAACTGCATCCATTCAAGTGGGACTTGAGAATTCATTTTTGCATCTCCTATCAAAATACATGAGTGGTCAGTTGCTTCTAGTCCTCTCAATCAATTTCACCATTAAGTCTAGATCTCAATACTAGTTctatcaattttcttttttacagaaatcataaataagaagaaaaaattttattcattaatgCTTTCTTGATTTAGTGTGGTGGACAATTAATATGAGACAACTGTTGTTTTTAGTAAGATGAATGGGACGGAGCGGAGTAATAGGAACAAGATCTACTATGTGCATATCCCCAAATTTGAGtactaatatataatataataggcCAACTCATTTGGTGCGATTCATAAACGTTTAGCAAAGACGAGCCTTTTTCTCACAATTCAATATTTAAGACTTGCATTTTGTATATGTAGTTAGTTGTTGTGCTTAAAGCATTACAGCAAAAGGGATGGTGATGGCTAATATCAAGCAAAGTACAGGGTTCCTGTCCTAGtcgaaaagaaataaaaaaaaacaaaagtagtAGTACCATAAATGAAAATTACTTGAGGATGGGGGCCATTCTTATCGTATCACTCTTTAAAATCTAAGTTTTCTATGGTTGCTTACTAATGGAGTTATTGTCAAACCTTGCTTCATACATTCCAACAAACCACGCTCCTTATTCTCCCACTAGCCTAAAGGTAGGGTAATTTAAATCACAAATATAACGCCAAAGACCGTTCGTACGCAGAATATTTTGGGACCACATTTGTTGGTGTCCATTTATGAAAACATCCAACAAGTAAGACTAGAAATTTTCATGCAATTATGTCAAAAATACAAACACCATCTCATACCCACCAATATTTAGCATTTCCCAGACCTACAACTGTACTGTTTTTTTCCTTCTTGTCTGAATTAAGGAACTTTGGCACCTAATACTGATATATCTAAGACAGATTCATAGAATCATTAGTTGGCTCTATCATAAACAAACTAGGCTCCTCTACATGTAACTGACTGCCACTATAACGAGTTATATCTACATACAAAACAACTCAATACTTAATTAATACTAAGGATTTGTGTTTTTAACGACTTTACTAATTCCACCGGATACTTGGACACCTCCCCCTCTGACCACCAATGCTAGGACAAATGgaaagaatcacctagtattttTGTCTGAGTTTTGAACATGAAACCTCAGggttctcaaccacttcattgatcACTAGGCCACATCCTTGGGTGCAAACTAATGATTTGGTTTGCAAGACAAGTTACTAATTAATCATCACACTGAGGCTGCGGGGATAAACAAAATTTGTTGGTAAAGCCAAGCTAAGAATGATATGGCCCAAGTCTTACCAGATCAGTATCAAATGGAAAAGAGAGTATCCAGTAAACAAGGCAGATACACGGTAGCAGTTCTAAATCACTTCCAACAGCAAAAACCATCTCCCAAGGTATATTACATTGGTTCTAAAACCCACATGCTACTTTGATGTTCCAGGCAACTTCAAGGTGTAATTCTACAAGCACCACTTTCAACATAACCATTCTACAGATATTACTCCAAGTTATCAAAACAGCTTCAAGCAAATCAGGAGCGCGATCTTTCCCGAGCTGGAGGTGAACGACTGCATGACCAACAAAATGATTAAAGTACAACACGTCTAGGATGACATCAAAAATGACAACAGACAACAGAGGGAAAGTAAACTAGTGAGGTGCAAACCTCCTGCATCGCTCTGAACTTCCCCTCCCATCACGTACAGGACTTCCTACTGGTTCAAGTTTAGGACCTGGGCTGCTGCCACGATTATAACCATCCAGGCTATATTTATCTCTCCTCTCCCTTTGAGGACTAGGACTGGGTCTATCACCATAACCAGGACTTCTGTTTTTCAGCTGACTGCTCATAAGACCATTTCCTGGACCTGTTCTTTCCCTACGAGGGCTAGGGCTGCGAACATTCCCATGACCAAGATTTCTCTCCTTTCCTACAGCTGGACTATGGCCACGGCCATACTCAGAATTCCTTTCCCTGTGCTTAGGACTTTGACTAGGGCCACGACCATAATCAGGACTTAGCCGATCTCTACCACTACCAAAGTCAGCACTTGGCCGATCTCTACCACGACCAAAGTCAGGAATAGGCCTATCTCGACCACGACCATAGTCAGGACTTGGCCGATCTCGACCACGACCAGAGTCCGGACTTGGCCGATCTCGACCACGACCATAGTCTGGACTTGGCCGATCTCGGCCACGACCATAGTCTGGACTCAGCCTATCTCTTCCACGTGGACTACGAGATCGGCCTCGGTCATAACCTCTCCTGGGTGATTGATTATAGGTTTTACCAGGACCATATTCATTTTTCCTATCATCATCATCTTTGATTGCATACTCCACTGTGATAACTCGGTCCATCAGCTTACTGCATTTAACCAAGTCATAAGCAGTCAAGCGAAGGCTCTGGTCAAACTAATGTGCAAATTTGTAAACTACATGCCCAATTACAACGAAAATTGACAAAGGCATATACCTCATATTTGTAGCATCCAGGGCTCTAGTGGCATCCTCCTGTGTTTCAAATTGAATAAATCCAAAATTCCTTCGGATCCTTATATTGAGTATTTTTCCATATTGATCAAAGTGCCTTTCCAGATCTCTTGTCCTAGTATTATATGGATCAAAATTTATGACAAACAAGGTCTTGGAAACTCTGAAGCTTGATGAAGATTTTTTAGAACCCTCAGGCTTCCTGCTCCGTTCTTCCTGCAGCACAGTGACCAAAACACAGCATAAACACACATGTGAAGGAAGGGGAGCAGGCACAAAAATGGATTACCTTCGACCACTCAACACGAAGCCTCCGTCCCTTCCTGCCAAATTCTATTCGGTCAAGCCCTTGAATAGCATCCTCTGCATCTCTTTCATCATCCATATAAACAAAAGCAAAACCTGAAGTTTGATGCAAGAAATAAACTGAAGATTAAGCAAACGCTCAGTTGGTGACAACAAGAACCCCCCAAAGAAGGATTCCGCTAATCATAAATACTctacaaaaaaaaggaaagataaCTTTATCCAGTAAATGTGCAAACCATCTAGCTAGCATTTCATTGCATTACAATCACTCTGTCAAATCTAGAAACTTTGACACCATTAAAATCAGCA
Protein-coding regions in this window:
- the LOC125858622 gene encoding serine/arginine-rich splicing factor RS31 isoform X2: MDDERDAEDAIQGLDRIEFGRKGRRLRVEWSKEERSRKPEGSKKSSSSFRVSKTLFVINFDPYNTRTRDLERHFDQYGKILNIRIRRNFGFIQFETQEDATRALDATNMSKLMDRVITVEYAIKDDDDRKNEYGPGKTYNQSPRRGYDRGRSRSPRGRDRLSPDYGRGRDRPSPDYGRGRDRPSPDSGRGRDRPSPDYGRGRDRPIPDFGRGRDRPSADFGSGRDRLSPDYGRGPSQSPKHRERNSEYGRGHSPAVGKERNLGHGNVRSPSPRRERTGPGNGLMSSQLKNRSPGYGDRPSPSPQRERRDKYSLDGYNRGSSPGPKLEPVGSPVRDGRGSSERCRSRSPPARERSRS
- the LOC125858622 gene encoding serine/arginine-rich splicing factor RS31 isoform X1 is translated as MRPIFCGNFEFETRQPELERLFKRYGKVDRVDMKSGFAFVYMDDERDAEDAIQGLDRIEFGRKGRRLRVEWSKEERSRKPEGSKKSSSSFRVSKTLFVINFDPYNTRTRDLERHFDQYGKILNIRIRRNFGFIQFETQEDATRALDATNMSKLMDRVITVEYAIKDDDDRKNEYGPGKTYNQSPRRGYDRGRSRSPRGRDRLSPDYGRGRDRPSPDYGRGRDRPSPDSGRGRDRPSPDYGRGRDRPIPDFGRGRDRPSADFGSGRDRLSPDYGRGPSQSPKHRERNSEYGRGHSPAVGKERNLGHGNVRSPSPRRERTGPGNGLMSSQLKNRSPGYGDRPSPSPQRERRDKYSLDGYNRGSSPGPKLEPVGSPVRDGRGSSERCRSRSPPARERSRS